From Mycolicibacterium cosmeticum, a single genomic window includes:
- a CDS encoding SDR family oxidoreductase, whose product MPETFAGKRCLLTGAASGIGRATALRLAADGAELFLTDRDADGLALTVADAEALGGTVAAHRAFDITDFDAVTAFAADIHAAHGSMDLVCNIAGISAWGTVSTLTHQHWKSMVDVNLMGPIHVIESFLPPMVAAGRGGHLVNVSSAAGIVALPWHAAYSASKFGLLGLSEVLRFDLARHRIGVSVVVPGAVKTPLVQTVQIVGVDREDPRVAKWVDRFAGHAVSPEHAAAKLLAGVARNRFLIYTSTDIRALHLFKRLAWGPYSVAMTRVNVLFTRALRPKPRRV is encoded by the coding sequence ATGCCGGAAACGTTCGCGGGCAAACGGTGTCTTTTGACCGGTGCGGCGAGCGGCATCGGCCGCGCCACCGCCCTGCGGCTGGCGGCCGACGGCGCCGAACTGTTCCTCACCGATCGCGACGCCGACGGCCTGGCGCTCACCGTTGCCGATGCCGAGGCACTCGGCGGCACGGTCGCGGCCCACCGGGCTTTCGACATCACCGACTTCGACGCGGTCACCGCCTTCGCCGCCGACATCCACGCCGCGCACGGCTCGATGGACCTGGTCTGCAACATCGCGGGCATCTCCGCCTGGGGCACCGTCTCCACGCTCACCCATCAGCATTGGAAGTCGATGGTCGACGTCAACCTGATGGGGCCCATCCACGTCATCGAGTCGTTCCTGCCGCCGATGGTGGCCGCCGGGCGTGGCGGTCACCTGGTCAACGTGTCCTCGGCGGCCGGCATCGTGGCGCTGCCCTGGCATGCCGCCTACAGCGCGAGCAAGTTCGGGCTGCTCGGACTGAGCGAGGTGCTGCGCTTCGACCTGGCCCGGCACCGGATCGGCGTGTCGGTGGTGGTGCCGGGCGCGGTGAAAACACCTCTGGTGCAAACGGTTCAGATCGTCGGCGTGGACCGGGAGGATCCCCGGGTGGCCAAATGGGTGGACCGGTTCGCCGGGCATGCGGTCTCGCCCGAGCATGCCGCCGCCAAACTTCTCGCCGGCGTGGCGCGCAACCGGTTCCTGATCTACACCTCGACCGACATCCGGGCGCTGCACCTGTTCAAGCGGCTGGCCTGGGGGCCGTACAGCGTGGCCATGACCCGGGTGAACGTGCTGTTCACCCGGGCGCTGCGGCCCAAGCCGCGCCGCGTCTAG
- a CDS encoding AAA family ATPase — MLSTVAVRGYRSLRDIALPLGELTVITGANGTGKSSVYRALRLLADCAGGAVIGSLAREGGLESVLWAGPEQTSGARRTGESTGTTRTRPVSLELGFASDDFGYLIDLGLPQYAGPNSAFARDPEIKREVVFAGPVARPSTVLVRRAGEYAEVVSEHGRGFDPLTRGLPTYHSVLSEFAHPGAHPELAAVRDRLRGWRFYDGFRVDAGAPARRPQIGTRTPVLSDDGADLAAAVQTILEVGQDDLARAVADAFDGASISVAVHDGLFDLQLHQTGMLRPLRAAELSDGTLRFLLWGAALCSPRPPSLMVLNEPETSLHPDLVAPLAAMIRSAATRTQVVVITHAAALVRQLTADSEVALYKEWGETRVDGQTMLTAPRWDWGKR, encoded by the coding sequence GTGCTGAGCACCGTTGCGGTCCGCGGCTACCGGTCGCTGCGTGATATCGCGCTGCCGTTGGGCGAGTTGACGGTCATCACCGGCGCCAACGGCACCGGGAAGTCCTCGGTGTACCGGGCGCTGCGCCTGCTGGCCGACTGCGCCGGCGGCGCGGTGATCGGCTCGCTGGCCCGCGAGGGCGGCCTGGAATCGGTGTTGTGGGCCGGGCCCGAGCAGACCTCCGGCGCCCGGCGCACCGGTGAGAGCACCGGCACCACCCGCACCCGCCCGGTGTCGCTGGAACTCGGTTTCGCCTCCGACGATTTCGGTTACCTGATCGATCTGGGCCTGCCGCAGTACGCCGGTCCCAACTCGGCCTTCGCCCGCGATCCGGAGATCAAACGGGAAGTGGTGTTCGCCGGCCCGGTCGCGCGGCCCAGTACCGTTCTGGTACGGCGCGCCGGCGAGTATGCCGAGGTGGTCTCGGAGCACGGCCGCGGGTTCGACCCGCTGACCCGCGGGCTGCCGACCTACCACAGCGTGCTGTCCGAATTCGCCCATCCGGGAGCACATCCCGAGTTGGCGGCGGTGCGGGACCGGTTGCGCGGCTGGCGGTTCTACGACGGCTTCCGGGTGGATGCCGGCGCCCCGGCCCGCCGGCCGCAGATCGGCACCCGCACCCCGGTGCTCTCCGACGACGGAGCCGACCTGGCCGCGGCGGTGCAGACCATCCTGGAGGTCGGCCAGGACGATCTGGCCCGCGCGGTGGCCGATGCGTTCGACGGGGCGAGCATCTCCGTTGCCGTACACGACGGCCTTTTCGACCTGCAATTGCACCAGACCGGGATGCTGCGGCCGTTGCGGGCAGCCGAATTGTCCGATGGCACATTACGTTTCCTGCTGTGGGGTGCCGCACTGTGCTCCCCGCGGCCGCCGTCGCTGATGGTGCTGAACGAGCCGGAGACCTCCCTGCACCCCGATCTGGTCGCGCCGCTGGCCGCGATGATCCGGTCCGCCGCCACCCGCACGCAGGTGGTCGTCATCACCCATGCCGCGGCGCTGGTGCGGCAACTCACCGCGGACTCCGAGGTCGCGCTGTACAAGGAGTGGGGCGAGACCCGCGTGGACGGGCAGACCATGCTCACCGCCCCGCGGTGGGACTGGGGTAAACGCTAG
- a CDS encoding DNA polymerase IV, producing MRTWILHVDLDQFLASVELRRHPELAGLPVIVGGSGDPTEPRKVVTCASYEAREFGVHAGMPLRTAARKCPDATFLPSDPAAYDAASEEVMGLLRDLGHPLEVWGWDEAYIGAAVDDPFELAERIRTVIAAETGLSCSVGISDNKQRAKVATGFGKPDGVYQLTDDNWMAVMGDRPVDALWGIGPKTAKKLATMDITTVADLAATDATALTAAFGPTTGLWILLLAKGGGDDTVSTEPWVPRSRSHVVTFPHDLVDRAEMEAAVTDLARRTLAEIVEAGRTVTRVAVTVRTKTFFTRTKIRKLAVAGNDPEPIVATALDLLAEFDLDRPVRLLGVRLELAMPC from the coding sequence GTGAGAACCTGGATCCTGCATGTGGACCTGGACCAGTTCCTGGCCTCGGTCGAGCTTCGCCGCCATCCCGAGCTCGCCGGGCTGCCGGTGATCGTCGGCGGCTCGGGTGACCCGACCGAGCCGCGCAAGGTGGTGACCTGTGCCTCCTACGAGGCGCGCGAGTTCGGTGTGCACGCCGGCATGCCGCTGCGCACCGCGGCCCGTAAATGCCCGGACGCCACCTTCCTGCCGTCGGACCCGGCCGCCTATGACGCCGCCTCCGAAGAGGTGATGGGCCTGCTCCGCGATCTCGGCCATCCGCTGGAAGTCTGGGGTTGGGATGAGGCGTATATCGGTGCCGCCGTGGATGATCCGTTCGAACTGGCCGAGCGGATCCGCACCGTGATCGCCGCCGAAACCGGCTTGTCCTGTTCGGTGGGCATCAGCGACAACAAGCAGCGGGCCAAGGTGGCGACGGGGTTCGGTAAACCAGACGGGGTGTACCAACTCACCGACGACAACTGGATGGCGGTGATGGGCGACCGGCCCGTCGACGCACTCTGGGGCATCGGGCCCAAGACCGCGAAAAAACTTGCCACCATGGATATCACCACCGTCGCGGACCTGGCCGCCACCGACGCGACCGCCCTCACCGCCGCCTTCGGTCCCACCACCGGCCTGTGGATCCTGTTGCTGGCCAAGGGTGGTGGCGACGACACGGTGAGCACCGAGCCATGGGTGCCGCGATCACGCAGCCATGTGGTCACCTTCCCGCACGATCTCGTCGACCGCGCCGAGATGGAGGCCGCGGTCACCGATTTGGCCCGCCGCACCCTCGCCGAGATCGTCGAGGCCGGCCGCACCGTGACGCGGGTTGCGGTGACGGTGCGCACCAAGACGTTCTTCACCCGCACCAAGATTCGCAAGCTGGCCGTCGCCGGTAACGACCCCGAACCCATCGTCGCCACGGCCCTCGACCTGCTCGCCGAATTCGACCTGGACCGTCCCGTGCGGTTGCTCGGGGTGCGGCTGGAATTGGCGATGCCGTGCTGA
- a CDS encoding TetR/AcrR family transcriptional regulator, protein MGAPDPLTALPLTNGADAVPQERGDAARNRALLLEAARRLIAERGAEGVSMDDVATAAGVGKGTLFRRFGSRAGLMIVLLDEDEKAEQQAFMFGPPPLGPGAPPLERLLAYGRERLRFVRTHHALLSDANRDPQMRFNSPATLHHTHVRMLLESAGTTGDLDAQTDALLALLDADYVVHQLDDRGQDLDRLGDAWEHVARKLCGT, encoded by the coding sequence ATGGGCGCCCCCGATCCGCTGACAGCGCTGCCGCTGACGAACGGCGCCGACGCCGTGCCGCAGGAACGCGGTGACGCCGCCCGCAATCGTGCCCTGTTGCTGGAGGCGGCGCGACGGCTGATCGCCGAGCGCGGCGCCGAGGGCGTCTCCATGGACGACGTCGCCACCGCCGCCGGGGTCGGCAAGGGCACCCTGTTCCGGCGCTTCGGCAGCCGGGCCGGCCTGATGATCGTGCTGCTCGACGAGGACGAGAAGGCCGAACAGCAGGCGTTCATGTTCGGCCCGCCGCCGCTGGGGCCCGGCGCCCCGCCGCTGGAGCGTCTGCTGGCCTACGGCCGGGAGCGGCTCCGGTTCGTGCGCACCCACCACGCGCTGCTCTCCGACGCCAACCGCGACCCGCAGATGCGGTTCAACTCCCCCGCCACGTTGCACCACACGCATGTCCGGATGCTGCTGGAGTCCGCGGGAACCACGGGCGATCTCGACGCGCAGACCGACGCGCTGCTGGCCCTGCTGGACGCCGACTACGTCGTGCACCAACTCGACGACCGCGGCCAGGACCTCGACCGCCTCGGCGACGCGTGGGAGCACGTCGCCCGCAAACTCTGCGGCACGTGA